In the Methanocalculus natronophilus genome, ATGCTGCCGGGGCAGCAGCCCTCCTCGTCACCTACCGTGTACGGGATGACGGATGCGAGATCATCTTCGAGGATAACGGACCTGGAATACCTGGTGAAGAGAAAGAGAAGCTCTTTTCCGAGGGTATAGAACGTCCAGGACATGGCCTCTTCCTGGCGCGGGAGATCCTGGCAATAACAGGGATCACTATCCATGAAGAGGGAATATCTGGCCTTGGAGCACGGTTTGTGCTGCATGTACCGCCTGAAGGCTATACCATTACCTGAAAAAAAGGGGGGAGAGAGAAAAGTGGATCCACGACGAATACTCCTGAAAACTGACCCCGGCAATCCATATATCGGGAGCCTTATCAGGCATATTCCCGGTGCACGGGAGGTACTGGTATCAGGAGACAGCATCCCTGATCTCCCGGGTATCCGGATCACCCGGCTTGATGAGACCAAAACCGATGCGTCCAAAACGCTCCAACGGGCAACACTCGTCATTGCAGAGCGCGATCCAGGGCTTCCGCTCGATCTCCTGCTTGTACCAGATACTGTGCGGGATGACAAGAGAACGCTTACCGATCAGATCCTCATCCTCGTCGGGCAGGATCAGGCATCCCATGCAGAGATCACCATGTTTCTTGATCGCGTCGATGCAACTGAACTGATCCTGGTCACCGAAGGAGACATGGGAACAGATATCCCGCTCCATATCCCACACACGATACACTCATACGGGGAAGGGAGAGAGAGCGCACATGAGGCAGTGTTTGGAGTACTATCCGGGACAAAGCCAACCCTCGTCATGCTCCCCTCGCGGAGTTTTGGGATTGATCCCATGACTATCCTTGAGTGCGGCGTTCCGGTCTTTCTCCCGTATAGGAGGAGTGGGCAGACTGCGATCCGTGAACTCCGGGCTGAAGATTTTCAGGACGCCAATTCCGTCTGGGTCGACTACCATGAGACGACCGGCAATCCCCGTACAGACCGTATTTTTGCTGCATCTGAAGGGGAAGAGATCGTCTCGCTTGCCCGGTGCAGGCGCCATCCAGACGGCTTCGAGGTGGATGCGGTCTTCACCCCGGAACAACACCGGGGCCGCGGCCTCTCCCGGCAGGTGATGACGGCACTTGTCGAGGCCTGCTATAATGAGGAGCTGACGATGTATGCGGTCACGCATCTCGAAAAATTCTATGCTGAGTATGGGTTTGTACCGATCCCGGAGAAGGAACTCCCGGCTTCTGTCCGGAAACGGTACCTCTGGGCAACAGGAAACCTTGAAGGCGCCGGTGTTCTCCCGATGAGGCGGGCTCCCGCCAGACCGGCACTGCTCAGGCGGGACGACAGCCATAAATAATAAGCCTCCCATAATTGGTAACCATGCAGATGCCAGATGCGGGTGA is a window encoding:
- a CDS encoding GNAT family N-acetyltransferase, with amino-acid sequence MDPRRILLKTDPGNPYIGSLIRHIPGAREVLVSGDSIPDLPGIRITRLDETKTDASKTLQRATLVIAERDPGLPLDLLLVPDTVRDDKRTLTDQILILVGQDQASHAEITMFLDRVDATELILVTEGDMGTDIPLHIPHTIHSYGEGRESAHEAVFGVLSGTKPTLVMLPSRSFGIDPMTILECGVPVFLPYRRSGQTAIRELRAEDFQDANSVWVDYHETTGNPRTDRIFAASEGEEIVSLARCRRHPDGFEVDAVFTPEQHRGRGLSRQVMTALVEACYNEELTMYAVTHLEKFYAEYGFVPIPEKELPASVRKRYLWATGNLEGAGVLPMRRAPARPALLRRDDSHK